The Verrucomicrobiia bacterium genome contains a region encoding:
- a CDS encoding M48 family metallopeptidase — protein sequence MKSRHFLVFLLIAAAGASGCDTLAPFVQDFNIISIPQEKEIGAQMAQEVAKQMQINTDSALNERVSAIGRRLVNALPQRDFDYQFSVVNDDTPNAFTIPGAHIYVHTGLLKFVSDDDELAGVIGHEIGHAYERHPAKGISRQYGLEHLAGIVLKGHETQLRSMTLQIIGGGFLSKYGRDDEREADEIGFLLARRAGYDGDGLLRFLKKLLTITGNGPTLIFFQSHPPTPERIARLEALAKGAPVSFPAPSNGLAMAPLAYQPQAPRAAYAVQPAYAAPAPSASYPPARR from the coding sequence ATGAAATCCCGTCATTTTCTGGTTTTTCTTTTAATCGCCGCCGCCGGCGCGTCCGGCTGCGACACGCTTGCTCCGTTTGTCCAGGACTTCAACATCATCTCCATTCCCCAGGAAAAAGAGATTGGCGCCCAGATGGCGCAGGAAGTCGCGAAGCAGATGCAGATCAATACCGATTCCGCGCTGAACGAGCGTGTGAGCGCCATCGGCCGCAGGCTGGTGAATGCTCTTCCGCAGCGCGATTTCGATTATCAATTTTCCGTGGTGAACGACGACACACCGAACGCCTTCACGATCCCCGGCGCCCATATCTACGTGCACACCGGGCTTCTCAAATTTGTTTCCGACGACGATGAGCTGGCGGGCGTGATCGGCCACGAAATCGGCCATGCGTACGAACGGCATCCGGCCAAGGGCATTTCGCGGCAGTACGGGCTCGAGCATCTGGCGGGAATCGTATTGAAAGGGCACGAGACCCAGCTGCGGTCCATGACGCTGCAGATTATCGGCGGCGGTTTCCTGAGCAAGTACGGCCGCGACGACGAGCGCGAAGCCGACGAGATCGGATTCCTTCTGGCGCGGCGCGCGGGTTACGACGGCGACGGCCTGCTCCGCTTTCTGAAAAAACTTCTCACGATCACGGGCAATGGCCCGACGCTTATTTTCTTCCAGAGCCATCCGCCCACGCCCGAGCGCATCGCGCGCCTCGAGGCGTTGGCCAAAGGCGCGCCGGTTTCTTTTCCCGCGCCGTCGAACGGTTTGGCCATGGCGCCGCTTGCATATCAGCCGCAGGCCCCGCGCGCGGCTTATGCCGTGCAGCCCGCCTATGCGGCTCCGGCGCCGTCCGCTTCTTACCCTCCGGCGCGCCG